The Tachyglossus aculeatus isolate mTacAcu1 chromosome X5, mTacAcu1.pri, whole genome shotgun sequence genomic sequence CTAGATTCTCTCCCCtgccaatatataataataatggcatttattaagcacttactatgtgcaaagcactgttctagaagcagtggtatttattgagcacttattatgtgcagtggactgtaatgagcacttgggagagtacaatacaacagcattaaaCTCacaaccttccctgcccaaaacaaatttACAGCCTAGGGGACAAATTATAATACATATTCACTGCCTCACGTGTGCCTACAATTTAAGGCCTGAGACATTTTAGTTTAGTTTACTGGGCACCCCAGTTACTGGAGAGGTTATGAATGAAGCACTTGTTTCATTTGAATCTATAATGACTTGATGGACGACAATCGCACAACAGATTTTGTTTAATCAGCATAAGAGAGCAGGACACCTACTCTTAGTGGCTACTTACCATGACATCCGAGTCGCCTGAATCATGGACCTTGGTATAATGAAACAAGAACTGTTCAAAGAGATTAAAAGTGGGATTTTATTGACAGATTCACGTTTTGACGCTATTCAGAAATCCTTATTTGATGAAATATTTTAAGGAATCACCTTACCCTCTTGTTGTTGTCTTTTTCACCTGTTTCCTGTGGAAAGGAGATGGATAGAGTTTTTCTCATGTATAAAATAAACCTGGCCTCTCCTTCAGCAGATTTTCTCCTGCATCATACTGACTCTTGAAATTAAAACCCTGTGGCTTTTAGaaagcgtggagaagcagcatggcctagtggaaagacctcagaTCTGGGAGTcgagagtctagtacagtgctctgcatgcagtaagtgctcaataaatacgactgatgatggggttctaatcctggttctgccaattgcctgctgtgtggcttcggaagtcacttaacttctctgttcctcagtttcctcaactgtaaaatggagatcaaatatccgttccccctatttagactgcgagtcccatgggggatagggactgtaccctacctgattagcctgtaacgaccccagcgcgtagaacagtgcttgacaaatagtaagcgcttaacaaatttaataatagtaataatacgaACAATTAACGGAGAACAAAATCCAAATATGCTCCTTCTAACAAAACATATTTGTCCTCAGTCCTCTTGCTTCCTAATATTTAATCAGCTTTACTAATCCATTATCTAATGGAACATTCTTCATCCTTTAGACAATTAACTTGAAGTAATCCATCAGCAAAACTACCAGTAGCTCACTTTGCCTTTTGAAagaatcaaaatcaatcagtcagtaatatttatgtgcagagccctttgagagagtacaacagagttggtcgagatgttccctgcttacaTATCAAATATTTCATTGACGGTTTATTGACATCACAAATTCCCCTTTTGAAGAAATTCTAATTGGGGGCCTGGTGCTTTGAGTTGGTTATGACATTTCTCAAATAGAACTCTTTATTTTTCTCAATTAACCAAAAAAACCCCTTAGATTTCCAGCACCACCAGATTTTATTTACAGCCTCCGGCAGACAGCTACTAAACAGGCACAGAAATCAAATTCCTATCACCTTGGGAATTTAGGAATCACATTTAGGGAAAATTCCATCAgttcacaataattataattcttgttaagcccttactatgtgccaagtactgtactgagcgctggagtaaatacaagttaggctggattcagtccctgccctacatggggttcacagtcaaagttggagggaataggatttaatccccattatacagatgaggaaagtgaggcacagagaagttcaatgacttgtccaagatgatgtaggagacaggtggcagagccaggattagaaaccaggtcccctggctcccagaatTGTACACTTTTCATTAGGCGATGCTGTATctcaaaatcattttaaaatatgaGCACTGGTTTTTGTAATATTGGTGAAAGAATTATgatgctgggtaataataatggtatgcattaagtgtttactatgctaagtgctggtctaataataataataatagcatttattaagcgcttactatgtgcaaagcactgttctaagagctggggaggatacaaagtgattaggttgtcccacgtggggctcacagacttaatccccattttacagatgagggaactgaggcccagagaagtcaagtaacttgcccaaagtcacacagctgacaagtggcggagccgggatttgaacccatgacctctgactccaaagcccgggctctttccactgagccacgctgcttctctagatagaagataaacagatcagacacagtccctgtcccacactggtctcaccatctaagagggagggaggacaggtatttaacttctattttacagatgaggaaaccgaggcccagagaggtaagtgacttgcccaaggtcacgcaggcggccaggggcagaactgggatttgtagGGGCTTATGTTGGATAGCGCCCTTTCCTGTCCCCGCTGAGCATTAGGAAGACATCAGggaatttctctccccctcgtccccctctccatccccctcatcttacctccttcccttccccaaagcacctgtatatatgtttgtacatatttattactctatttatttatttattttacttgtacatatctattctatttattttattttgtcagtatgtttggttttgttctctgtctcccccttttagactgtgagcccactattgggtagggactgtctctatatgttgccaacttggacttcccaagcgcttagtacagtgctctgcacacagtaagcgctcaatgaatacgattgattgattgattgaatttgtcgAAACAAGACTGGATGGCGCTTAGCTTgaattacttgagaagcagcatgggatagtggacagagccccggcctgggaatcggatggtcatgggttctaatccccagctccaccacttgtctggtgtgtgaccttaggcaagtcacttcacctctgtgtgcctcagagcccactgttgggtagggactgtctctatatgttgccaacttgtacttccaaagtgcttagtacagtgctctgcacccagtaagagctcaataaatacaattgaatgaatgaatgaatgaatgaatgtgggacagggattctgtcctacccaatttgctgcTCTCcatcctaacacttagtacagtgcccggcacatagtaaatgcttaacagataccataattgctattattaattacCTGAGGCTTCTGTTGGATTCCCTTAACCATAAAGCAAAGTTCTTCCAGGGCATTGGATGCCTaagtaagagaaaaaaaaatacaccctcAGGAACTTAGTTTCTAGCTCAGCACCATCTGTGGCACAACCATAGGTATAATAGTTTTTCTGCGTAAGATAATCGTCCCATTCAAATCTGTCTAGTCCCAGGGACTAGACTAGTTgtggtattaagtgattacttcattcgttcaattgcatttattgaacgcttactatgtgcagagcactgggagagtacgatgtaacaaagtaacagatacgttccctgcccacaatgagcgtacagtctagagagggggacggACATTTatgtaaaatagaattatagatacgtacataagagctgggggatgaataaagggaacaagtcagggggatgcagaagagagggggaaaggagggcttagtcagggaaggcctcttggaggagatgggccttcaaagtctttgaagtgggggagagccacTGTAGGtcagattgaggagggagggcgttccagtccagaggcgggacgtgggccaggggttgggcaacgagatagacaagatcgagatacggtgagaaggttgacattcgaagaacgaagtgtgcgggctgagttggagaaagagagtagcgaggtgacgtaggagggggcaaggggattgagctgACAACAGCACACCTTGAACGTGTAGAGTGCTTTTTATTATCTTCCCAAAGCACTCTcgcatctcattttgtcctcaaagCATACCTagaggggttgtggggggagagaAGTGGTAGGGATGGGCAgtcattactctccccatttcGCAGAGGAGGAAagcgaggctcagagaggtggcgCGACTTATTCGGAGTAAAACGGGACCCGGGCGGAAGGCCCCATTCTTCTGCCACCCTAAAGATCGCTGCCAGAGACGGGCCTAGGTGGGAAGCAGGcctggaggcagtgtggcctagtggagagagcctaggGCTGgagtcaggcgcttagtacagtgctctgcacatagtaagcgctcaataaatacgattgatgatgagtcagaagaacctagattCCAATTCAGacccctccccttgtctgctgggaaatcactgcacttctctgggccttagttccctcatctgtcaaatggggattaagactgtaagccccacgtgggacttaacctcattgtaaacttgtacttcccaagcgcttagtacagtgctctgcacacagtaagcgctcaataaatatgattaaatgaaaatgaaattgagCGCCTTGAAGTGAGCCCTTCCAGGACGTTGACTTCAGGCAgttccacttcagcgcttagtacagcgccaggcacatagtaaggcttaacaaatacccctgttgttatcattagtattgcaacagaattagcagaaacagttccttcctataatgagcttacagtctagaaggggagacaggcattaatacgaataagtaatttataatatatatattattacctgtatatatgtacatatggttgtacatatttattactctatttatttatttatttattttacttgtacatatctatcctatttattttattttgttagtatgtttggttttgttctctgtctcccccttttagactgtgagcccactgttgggtagggactgtctctatatgttgccaatttgtacttcccaagcgcttagtacagtgctctgcacatagtaagcgctcaataaatacgattgatgatggatatatcctttaaagatatgtacacagatgctgtggggctggggtgaatatccaatAATGAAAATTTTTAAACCTTCTTTCTATTCTCTAgtcactctagactttaagttcgttgtgggcagagtatgtgtctgttatattgttatttcttagtacaatataacaagcgcttagtatagtgctctgcacacagtaagcgctcaataaatatgattgattgatatttcgtactctcccaagtgcttagtatagggttcagcccacagtaagcactcaataaatatgatgaaatgatTATTCTCATAGGCATTTTAGTTCTTAGAGCGCTATCGGGCCACTTCCCACTCCAAACGtctctgtgagacaggaagagacagatgttatgatccccgttttacagctgtgaaaactgaggcccagagagggtaggtgacttgcccaaggccacacagcaggctcatAGCAGAGGTGGGACGAGAACCACCACCAGCTGGCTTCCaggtcccagctctttccactagatcccgTTTCTTCCCTAGTGAAAGAAATTCAAAAAAAACGCACAAATCAGCCTATCCTTTGGGGCCCTTTAAAAATAAGCCTGCAAGCTCTGATTCTCATCCACAAAGGGCATCCTGGAAATCTAGCAATTCTCCGGAGAGATCATGGGGCAACCTCGGATTCCCCAGAGAAATATCTCATTCTCCGGCCCTTGAGCAATGTGGAAGCCGGAGCCATTTTTCGCAAAAAAAATGataccctcctcccccttttagactgtgagcccactgttgggtagggactgtctctatatgttgccaacttggactttccaagcgctctgcacacagtaagcgctcaataaatacgattgattgattgatacctgttGAACTCACCTGAGACTGAGAGCCTTTGGTCAAGAAAGTCGAGCaagcttcctctatctgtaaaaaGACGCACATAAGTCACCACGCTTCAGATGGCAGAAAATAGACGGACTCTTTTCATGGCTTCTGATGCAGTAGAGAAACGGTCCACGTTAGGTTACTAGAGGGGAGAATTAAGTGTTCGGTGGTCTGGGTTGGGTCCCGGGAGAAGAGTCGGAGATGGAGACGGGAGagccaggggtgttggatggtttgtgctggatcactgggggagagtcagggatacaGAGGGCAGAATTATGGTTGATGGATGGTTTATCTACGACCATGAGGGTAAGGTTCCAAAACGGCAACCAGAATACtttgttctcatcctgactcttccacttaccagctgtgtgaccttggtcaagtcacttctctgtccctcagttccctcatctgtaaaatgggaattcgatacctccTTTGAATGTGACCCCCTTGTGGGGCCTGATAATCTGGTTTGTACCttagtctttagtacagtgcttgacacatagtaagtgtgtaacaaatgcaattattattattagtggcactaGTAATAGTAAAAGTATTCATCTATTTAgggcagtgcactctactaagtgcttgggaaaatgcaacagaaaCTAAAGGCAGCATACTcctcctacaaggagcttacgaaCAAATGGAGAAGACCaccactgtctctatgtgttgccaacttgtacttcccaagcgcttaggacagtgctctgcacaaagtaagcgctcaataaatacaattgattattacCACCACACAGAATAGTTCCATCTAACAGCATTTTTCATTTTGCCCTAGATGAAAATGCATTTCCATTTCACCCTGATTTTGAAGGACAAATCTTTTACCTCATTCCACAGCTGCATCTCTTGTTCTCCCTGTGAAGCTTGGGACAAAATCGAAGCCCCTGGAATCGAAGCAGACCAGATATTGGTTCTGTTCAGGCATCGTTTAGACCATCAGACACAAGCTACTATTCAAGCACACTCAGTTATGTCCCAACACATGGCTTTatgatgtgttcattcattcattcaatcgtgtttattcattcattcattcaatcgcatttattgagcgctcactgtgtgcagagcactggactaagcgcttgggaagtacaagttggcaacctatagagacggtccctacccaacagcgggctcacagtctagaaggggaagacagaccacaaaacaaaacatattaacaaaataaaataaaataaatagaataaatatgtccatgcCAGTCTCCAAACCCCAAggtgaaggaaaagaaagaatggaactggggatgtgggaaaggggattAGTGAGGACAAATGGGGAATGGTGACGGTGGGAATgacctggaaagagcaaggatgtCTGTCCAAAGGGCCAAGGGCATcgtaaagaaaaagaaaggcacCAGTATATAATGTGCTCTTGCTAAGAAACTATACAGAACCGTTTTAAGCACTAACCATCGTAAGTttgaaacaatcaatcgtatttattgagcacctactgtgctccatcaagcgcttactgtgtgcagagcactgtactaagcgcttgggaagtacaagttggcaacatctagagacagtccctacccaacaatcaatcaatcaatcaatcgtatttattgagcgcttactatgtgcagagcactgtactaagcgcttgggaagtacaaattggcaacacatagagacagtccctacccaacagtgggctcacagtctaaaagggggagacagagaacaaaaccaaacatactaacaaaataaaataaatagaatagatatgtacaagtaaaatatatgaatagagtaataaatatgtacagacatatatacatatatacaggtgctgtggggaagggaaggaggtaagatggggggatggagagggggacgagggggagaggaaggaataacagaataaagtaactatatacaagtaaaatagagtaataaatacatcccgcttagaacagtgctttgcacatagtaagcgcttaacaaatgccatcattattattattattattactaggcgcttgggaagttggcaacatctagagccggtccctacccaacagcgggctcacagtctagaagggggagacagacaacagaacaaaacatattaacagaataaagtaaatatgtacaagtaaaatagagtaataaatacatcccgCTTAGACATAGTATGTGgggaaaacacaaacacacatacatttGGGGCCAATACTGGACAACTTCAGAGAAGAAGTTCAGTTAGAAGTAAAAATATctacctctccacccccccatcttacctccttcccttccccacagcacctgtatatatgtatatatgtttgtacatatttattactctatttatttatttattttacttgtacatatctattctatttattttattttgttagtatgtttggttttgttctccgtctcccccttttagactgtgagcccaatgttgggtagggactgtctctatatgttgccaatttgtacttcccaagcgcttagcacagtgctctgcacatagtaagcgctcaataaatatgattgattgattgattgatctacctctCTAAGCCCAAggagaagccaatcaatcaagcgGTGTCACTTATTGGTTgctgtgcgctgtactaagtgctcggggaagAACAGCAGAAGGAAAAGTCACACATGCCTGCCCGCAAGTGGTTTATAATATAAACAGAAAGACAAAAGTGATTTCCAAGGagtaggagactgtgagcccggtaagggcagggattgtctctctctattgctgaattgtactttccaagcgcttagtacagtgctctgcacataggaagcgctcaataaatacgattgaatgaatgagccgtcccgggagagggaggggagaagaaggagggttcACTcattcctatttatcgagcgcttccggtgtgcagagcactgtactaagcgcttgaaagagagAGTACGACAtaatctttgggcaagtcacttcactcctctgtgcctcagttccctcatctggaaaatggggattcattcaaattgtctttattgagcgcttactgtgggcagagcactgtactaagcgcttgggaagtacaattcggcaacaattagaggcaacccctgcccacaacggcctcacagtctagaaggggggagacaggcatcaaaacaagtcaacaggcttCAGTAGCCCcattataaattaatagaatgacatatctacacatcattaattaattcactcattcattccatcgtatttattgagcgcttactgtgtgcttgggatgaagactgtgagccccacgtaggacaacctgagtaccttgaatctaccccagcgcttagaacagtgctttgcacatagtaagcgcttaatactattattattattattattatataagaatgCCCAGCTGCAGTCCCTGCACACGACGACTAGAgaggggagcccgttgttgggtaaggattgcctcttatctgttgccaaatggacctttccaagcgcttagaacagtgctttgcacatagtaagcccttaatactattattattattattattgtataagaaTGCCCAGCTGCAGTCCCTTGCACACGACGACTAGAgaggggagcccgttgttgggtaaggattgcctcttatctgttgccaccttgtacttcccaagcgcttagaagagtgctctgcacacagtaagcgctcaaaaaataggactgaATAAACGAATGGCAGGGGGCTAGGGGAAAAGCAGGGAGGCGGGGGGTGTGCCTTACCTTGGCAGGTGGGCGAGCAGGAggcgagcagcagcaggaggaggaggaggaggaggaggagggggtccccgggccccccggcccgccgccgGGGCTCCCGGGCGGAGCGTTTAGCGCAGGGCTCAGCTGGCGACGGTTGGCAGATGGGCTGGTCCTGCCGCATCTCCAGGGCTGCCCTGCGGCCCCGGACGGGGGCCCCTCCGGCCTGAGTCCTtgaggggccggggctgggggccgggcacgccgcctcctctccctccctctctctctctctctccctccctctgtccctctctgcctccgtgcccttgGCCGCCTAGAAGGGGTCTCGCCTTGCCATCTTTCCCTCCCCAAACTTTTAAATCCCTGGGACACGTGGGCCGGGGGCGCGGCCTGCTCttctccaccccctcgcccccctccggCTCACAAGCcgcccgtccccctctccccttgccctcccatttcccccctattttccctcccacttcccccctattttccctcccacttcccccctattttccctcccacttccccccattttccctcccacttcccccctactttccctcccacttcccccctacTTTCCTCCAACttccccccattttccctcccacttccccccattttccctcccacttcccccattttcccccccacttcc encodes the following:
- the NMU gene encoding neuromedin-U, with protein sequence MQLWNEIEEACSTFLTKGSQSQASNALEELCFMVKGIQQKPQETGEKDNNKRFLFHYTKVHDSGDSDVMASIIHPLLQLIPQLHERRIKRRMRKHEVEEEFPGPGGIQSRGFFLFRPRNGRRSTTRFP